One genomic window of Candidatus Pseudobacter hemicellulosilyticus includes the following:
- a CDS encoding PDZ domain-containing protein — translation MRKFFCLLLTAFPVLSAMTQEARLLRFPAVHGNQVVFSYAGDLYSVARSGGTARKLTSHPGYETFPRFSHDGKQIAFTAQYDGNTEVFLMPATGGVPKRITYTAAINRTDVADRMGPNNVVMGWTNDDKQIIFRGRSSSFNAFKGQLFKAPVSGDLPETMPFSVASWCSYNADGSKLAMNRVFREFRTWKHYKGGMADDIWIYDVKSGASENITNNPAQDIFPMYYQQKVYFLSDRDRTMNLFEYDTQTRQTRKVTSFTEYDCKFPSLGNDAIAFENGGYIYLYNLASGNTEKLTIQFSEDLLSGRTKQVDASKFINDFAIAPDGKRAVFSARGDVFTVPEKSGVTRNLTSSSNAHDRSVAWSPDGKWISYISDRSGEDELYIQQQDGATPARQLTKGGGSYKFSPGWSPDSKWILLADRAQDLYYINVESGARTLVTHSDSREYNDYTWGPDSKWIAYTQPGNAREFSTVKLFNIETKQRITVTDSWYDSGRPSFSPDGKFLYFVSERDFNPIYSYTEWNHAYVDMSKPYLVRLAAATRSPFQYENDEVSIQSDSSATPKTANKNTPAATPAPAGNKVSIVVDETGLADRIESLPVSPGNYYNLVATEDGLYYAATAMGSPGSFKYFDLKEKKETESGNFFSYDFSPNRKKILIRKGSDYFIENAGSKIDPKNRISLDGLKINADLHAEWQQIFDESWRQMRDYFYDPNMHGVNWKAMHDRYAVLLPYVNHRNDLTYIIGEMIGELNVGHAYVNSGDRPAVDQIKTGMLGAIFSRDKSGYYRVDSILSGQSWDKTLVSPLRQPGIQVKKGDFIIALNGTDLKTVSNIYELLVGKADQLVELTANSTASASGAKKYIVKPIADESGLYYHEWVQQNIRKVTQASGGRIGYLHIPDMGPDGLNQFARYFYPQLDKQALIIDDRGNGGGNVSPMIIERLRREVGLGTMMRNGKISSVKPDAQIGPKLCLIDQYSASDGDLFPYQFKFHKIGPLLGQRTWGGVVGIRGSLPFIDGGDMRKPEFAHFAADGSRFIIEGEGVTPDIEVVNDPHQEWIGNDQQLTRAIEELLKQLQQPGPKGVPAIPAFPDKSK, via the coding sequence ATGAGGAAATTTTTCTGTTTATTGCTTACTGCTTTTCCTGTCCTGTCTGCTATGACCCAGGAAGCAAGACTGCTCCGGTTCCCTGCCGTTCACGGCAACCAGGTGGTCTTTTCCTATGCCGGCGACCTGTACAGCGTAGCCCGGAGCGGCGGCACCGCCCGCAAGCTCACCAGCCATCCTGGTTATGAAACCTTTCCCCGCTTCAGCCATGATGGCAAACAGATTGCCTTCACCGCACAATACGATGGCAATACCGAAGTATTCCTGATGCCGGCCACTGGCGGAGTTCCCAAACGCATTACCTATACCGCCGCTATCAACCGGACTGATGTGGCAGATCGCATGGGTCCCAATAACGTGGTGATGGGCTGGACCAATGACGATAAGCAGATCATCTTCCGCGGCCGCAGTTCTTCTTTCAATGCTTTCAAAGGGCAGCTGTTCAAAGCGCCTGTCAGTGGTGATCTCCCCGAGACCATGCCCTTTTCCGTAGCCAGCTGGTGCAGCTACAATGCAGATGGCTCCAAACTGGCCATGAACCGCGTGTTCAGGGAGTTCAGGACCTGGAAGCACTATAAAGGTGGTATGGCCGATGATATCTGGATCTATGACGTAAAATCCGGTGCATCGGAAAATATCACCAATAATCCGGCCCAGGATATCTTCCCCATGTATTACCAGCAAAAGGTCTATTTCCTCAGTGACAGGGACCGGACCATGAACCTGTTTGAATACGATACACAGACCAGACAGACGCGCAAGGTCACCAGCTTCACCGAATACGATTGCAAATTCCCTTCCCTCGGGAATGATGCCATCGCTTTTGAAAATGGTGGGTATATCTATCTCTATAACCTGGCCAGCGGCAATACCGAAAAGCTGACCATCCAGTTTTCAGAAGACCTGCTCTCCGGCAGGACCAAACAGGTGGACGCCAGCAAATTCATCAATGATTTTGCCATTGCGCCCGATGGCAAACGCGCCGTATTCAGCGCCCGTGGCGATGTATTTACCGTTCCGGAAAAAAGCGGCGTTACCCGCAACCTCACCAGCAGCAGCAATGCCCATGACCGCAGTGTAGCCTGGAGCCCCGACGGAAAATGGATCAGCTATATCAGCGACCGTAGCGGAGAAGATGAGTTATATATACAGCAGCAGGACGGCGCCACTCCTGCCCGGCAGCTCACCAAAGGCGGCGGCAGCTATAAGTTTTCCCCTGGCTGGAGCCCGGACAGTAAATGGATCCTCCTGGCGGATCGCGCACAGGATCTGTATTATATCAATGTTGAATCCGGCGCCAGGACACTGGTGACCCATTCTGACAGCCGCGAGTACAATGATTATACCTGGGGGCCCGACAGCAAATGGATCGCTTATACACAACCCGGCAATGCCCGCGAGTTCAGCACCGTCAAGCTGTTCAATATTGAAACCAAACAGCGGATCACCGTTACTGATTCCTGGTATGACAGCGGCCGCCCCAGCTTCAGCCCGGATGGCAAATTCCTGTATTTTGTTTCTGAACGCGACTTCAACCCCATTTACAGTTATACCGAATGGAACCATGCTTATGTGGATATGAGCAAGCCCTACCTGGTCCGGCTGGCCGCCGCCACCCGCTCGCCCTTCCAGTATGAGAATGACGAGGTCAGCATCCAGTCGGATTCCAGCGCAACGCCCAAAACCGCCAATAAGAATACGCCAGCCGCCACACCGGCGCCTGCCGGTAATAAAGTAAGCATAGTGGTGGATGAGACCGGCCTCGCAGACCGGATTGAAAGCCTGCCCGTTTCTCCCGGCAACTATTACAACCTGGTAGCTACAGAAGACGGCCTGTATTATGCAGCCACCGCTATGGGCAGCCCCGGCTCCTTCAAGTACTTTGACCTGAAAGAGAAAAAGGAAACCGAATCCGGCAACTTCTTCTCCTATGATTTCAGTCCCAACCGCAAAAAGATCCTGATCCGCAAAGGCAGCGATTATTTTATTGAAAACGCCGGCAGCAAAATTGACCCGAAGAACAGGATCAGCCTCGATGGCCTGAAGATCAATGCCGACCTGCACGCAGAATGGCAGCAGATCTTTGATGAAAGCTGGCGGCAGATGCGCGATTATTTTTACGATCCCAATATGCACGGCGTGAACTGGAAAGCTATGCACGACAGGTACGCCGTTCTGCTCCCTTATGTCAATCACCGCAATGACCTCACCTATATCATTGGTGAAATGATCGGTGAGCTGAACGTAGGCCATGCCTATGTCAATAGTGGTGACCGCCCCGCCGTGGACCAGATAAAAACCGGTATGCTGGGCGCCATCTTCTCCCGTGACAAAAGCGGTTATTACCGCGTGGACTCCATCCTGTCCGGTCAGAGCTGGGACAAAACACTGGTATCTCCCCTGCGCCAGCCCGGTATCCAGGTGAAAAAAGGCGACTTCATCATCGCCCTCAATGGCACCGATCTTAAAACTGTATCCAATATCTATGAACTGCTGGTAGGCAAAGCCGATCAGCTGGTTGAGCTGACCGCCAACAGCACAGCCTCGGCCAGTGGCGCTAAAAAATATATTGTGAAGCCCATTGCCGATGAATCCGGTCTGTACTACCATGAATGGGTACAGCAGAATATCCGGAAAGTGACCCAGGCCTCCGGTGGCAGGATCGGTTACCTGCATATACCGGACATGGGTCCTGACGGACTCAACCAGTTTGCCCGCTACTTCTATCCGCAGCTGGACAAACAAGCCCTCATCATTGACGACCGTGGCAATGGTGGTGGTAATGTTTCACCCATGATCATTGAGCGCCTGCGCCGGGAAGTAGGCCTGGGTACAATGATGCGGAACGGCAAAATATCTTCCGTTAAACCGGATGCACAGATAGGCCCCAAGCTCTGCCTGATTGACCAGTACTCCGCTTCTGACGGGGACCTCTTCCCCTATCAGTTCAAATTCCATAAAATAGGACCACTGCTGGGACAACGTACCTGGGGTGGCGTGGTAGGTATTCGTGGCAGCCTGCCCTTTATTGATGGAGGCGATATGCGCAAACCCGAGTTTGCCCATTTTGCAGCCGATGGCTCCCGCTTCATCATTGAAGGCGAAGGCGTGACCCCGGATATTGAAGTGGTGAATGACCCGCACCAGGAATGGATAGGCAATGATCAGCAGCTGACCCGGGCTATTGAAGAACTGCTGAAACAGCTGCAGCAACCTGGCCCCAAAGGTGTACCGGCTATCCCGGCCTTCCCGGATAAATCAAAATAG
- a CDS encoding response regulator, with protein MDQPLRCILLIDDDEPTNYLNNRIITRARCAQQVEVVQGGQSALQYLCGCREFGATSPDPNRLPELILLDINMPAMDGWEFLEKYRELPRTSPIDSIMIMLTTSLNPDDNSRAQQTPEIASYESKPFTDEMLARILSRHFSPNRS; from the coding sequence ATGGATCAACCTTTACGCTGTATCCTCCTGATTGATGATGATGAACCTACCAACTACCTGAACAATCGTATCATCACCCGCGCCCGCTGCGCTCAACAGGTAGAAGTGGTACAGGGCGGTCAGTCCGCCCTGCAATACCTTTGCGGCTGCAGGGAATTTGGCGCCACCAGCCCAGATCCCAACCGGCTGCCGGAACTGATCCTCCTGGATATCAATATGCCCGCTATGGATGGCTGGGAATTCCTGGAAAAATACCGTGAACTGCCCCGTACCAGCCCCATTGACAGCATCATGATCATGCTGACCACCTCCCTGAACCCGGACGATAATAGCCGCGCCCAGCAAACACCCGAAATTGCCAGCTATGAATCCAAGCCCTTCACCGATGAAATGCTGGCCAGGATACTCTCACGCCATTTCAGTCCCAACCGGTCCTAA
- a CDS encoding TlpA disulfide reductase family protein — MQLLTKCLAIGGLALLQLTAVAQRPRVSGPLAELVDQKDSVLLQQKLQQLENSKEEKDLLLLSSYYRYTMNGPKVEALEKMAEKRFPNGEAAFGNALGVIYDEQNGPANEKNYAAFFKRFGNIQALKGHRFFDFAKYYVANSFVNEDTAKVRQWIEKITDTVYRTRAYSYGCRELMGVGKYPAAETLIRRSVTDMERRGQDTAREYFDYVKALANVLLKNKKYQEGYGYAAMALEHGNSADKELREIFLNLQVGTKLYKAALPGMAASVAGGAASTLVREELKNAYLAVYGGESGFTAFADSLKAISKNTLRQEMKAQTGSDMAYDFVLKDLNGKTVSLADYKGKVVILDFWATWCAPCKASFPDMQRSVNKYSKDKDVAFFFVHTFEKNENPVKDAADFIKDKQYTFQVLMDLKDEATKSNKVAAGFNIKGIPTKIIIDRQGLVRFRQVGFSKKDEAFQEEMDYMIETAKSDS, encoded by the coding sequence ATGCAATTATTGACAAAATGCCTGGCCATTGGCGGACTGGCCCTGCTGCAGCTTACTGCTGTAGCACAGCGCCCAAGAGTATCAGGACCGCTGGCAGAACTGGTAGATCAGAAAGACTCCGTGCTGCTGCAGCAGAAACTACAGCAGCTGGAAAACAGCAAAGAAGAAAAAGACCTGCTGTTATTGTCCAGCTATTATCGGTACACCATGAATGGACCTAAAGTGGAGGCATTGGAAAAGATGGCGGAAAAGCGCTTTCCCAACGGTGAGGCTGCATTTGGAAATGCATTAGGCGTTATCTATGACGAACAGAACGGGCCGGCCAACGAAAAGAACTATGCGGCTTTTTTCAAAAGGTTTGGGAACATCCAGGCCTTGAAAGGACACCGGTTCTTCGACTTTGCCAAATATTATGTGGCCAATTCTTTTGTGAATGAAGACACTGCCAAAGTGCGGCAATGGATAGAGAAGATCACCGATACCGTATACCGCACCAGGGCGTACTCCTATGGTTGCCGGGAACTGATGGGGGTTGGCAAATACCCTGCCGCGGAAACCCTGATCAGGAGATCAGTGACGGATATGGAACGCAGGGGCCAGGATACTGCGCGGGAATATTTTGACTATGTAAAAGCCCTGGCCAATGTACTGCTGAAGAATAAAAAATACCAGGAAGGATACGGCTATGCCGCTATGGCCCTGGAGCATGGCAACAGTGCAGACAAGGAACTGAGAGAGATCTTCCTGAATTTACAGGTAGGGACTAAGCTGTACAAAGCTGCATTACCGGGCATGGCAGCCAGTGTGGCCGGCGGCGCTGCTTCTACCCTGGTCCGGGAGGAATTGAAAAACGCGTACCTGGCGGTATATGGCGGGGAGTCAGGGTTCACTGCTTTTGCAGATTCGCTGAAAGCCATTTCAAAAAATACCCTGCGCCAGGAAATGAAGGCCCAGACTGGCTCTGATATGGCGTATGATTTTGTCCTGAAGGACCTGAATGGCAAAACGGTTTCGCTGGCGGACTATAAAGGAAAAGTAGTGATACTGGATTTCTGGGCTACCTGGTGTGCGCCCTGTAAAGCCTCTTTCCCGGATATGCAGCGGTCCGTTAACAAATACAGTAAGGACAAGGATGTGGCTTTTTTCTTCGTTCATACCTTTGAAAAGAATGAGAACCCTGTAAAGGACGCGGCAGATTTTATCAAGGATAAGCAATATACTTTCCAGGTGCTGATGGACCTGAAGGATGAGGCTACCAAATCCAATAAGGTAGCTGCAGGATTTAATATCAAAGGCATTCCCACCAAGATCATTATTGACCGGCAGGGGCTGGTGCGGTTCAGGCAGGTAGGTTTCAGCAAAAAGGACGAAGCCTTCCAGGAGGAAATGGATTATATGATTGAAACAGCGAAATCAGATTCCTGA